From the Psychrobacter sp. P11F6 genome, the window TTCAAAATGGTCTATATCAATTCCGTGAAGAAACGAACATCGACCGTGTCGTACTTGACTGTGTAACGGCTCTAGAAAATGGCGCGGATCTACTATGGATCGAAACACCGACTCCAGACGTCGCACACATCAAAATGATGGTTGATCGTATCAAAGAGCAACAGCCTAAAGCCAAGCTTGTATACAATAACAGCCCATCGTTCAACTGGACACTGAATTTCCGTAAGCAAATCATCGCTCAGTGGGAAGAAGAAGGCAAAGACCTATCTGCCTACAATAAAGATGACTTGATGAGTGCTGATTACGATGGTACTGAACTTGATACCGCAGCTGACGAAGCGGCTAGAAACTTCCAACGTGATGCGTCACGTGAAGCAGGTGTATTCCATCACTTAATCACGCTACCTACTTATCACACCACTGCGCTTAGCGTGCATGAGCTTGCTAAAGGCTACTTCGGTGAAGATGGTATGCTTGCTTATGCTGCTGGCGTACAACGTAAAGAAATCCGTGAAGGCATCGCTTGTGTTAAGCATCAAGCAATGGCTGGTTCTGACCTTGGCGATGATCACAAAGAGATCTTCTCAGGTGAAAACGCCCTTAAAGCTGGCGGCGGTAAGAACACGATGAACCAGTTCTAATCACCGACCACTTATAAGTACATCTCGTAAGTACCAGTTATAAAGAAAGCCGTCCTATCTTGTAGGGCGGCTTTTTTATGTCTGCTTATTTGCACTCTAGCATTATAAGATTTTGAGCATTGTGAGCTTGTTAATTCTTAATTTGAGTGGTTATTATCCTTACTATCAGTCTCTTTCATATTGTTAATGTTATCCTCTACCTGACTGCTCTGTATACCGACTGAATCGTGACTTTTTGGATTTTCACCCATCAGCTCACGCTTCATATTTTTTATACGGGGATCATGTTTAAAAAATCTACGATAGATTGCTTTTATCATTCTATAAATTAGATAAAAAATACCGCCAAGTACAAGCAGCCACCACAGTTGTATCAATCCAAGCGCTACTGATCTAAGTATCTCCCAGCCATCTTTAAATGCTTGACTCACTTGACTACTAAAACTTGGCTGCTCAGCATCTAATAGCACATCTAGATTTTGTGTGGTTTCTTTATAGCTGATATCTGGCTGCATAAAGGTTAGGTTAATGGTGCTATATTGAACTTTATCAGCGATAGCCAGTTGCTCAAGCTTGGCAAGCTTTTGCTGACGACGTGCCGCATAAGTCGCGGTAATAGCATCAACATTGCTACCTTGGTCTTTATCATTTTTACTATTGAGGCGTTCTTGGCTAAGCTCGCTTGCCATATCACTATTTAACTGGCTCGCTAGCTGTTCACGATAAATATCTAATGTCACATCTTGAGCACTAAACTGCTGCCCATTTAAAAATGCGACTTGCTGTTGTAATTGCGCTAGGAACTTACTGACATTGGCGCGAGGGATACGAACCGTCATGTCAGCTTGACGAGTGTAGGTTGTAATCGTGATATTTTTATTGCCTTTTACAAAGGTTCGACTATCACGTGGATGATTACTAATATTGCTAAGTGCCACATAACCAGCCTGTTGCCGTGTCAAACTCTCAATAGCATCACTAGTTTTGACGACATCTTCAACTTTAAAATCAGCACTGGCAGTTATCAATAGCGCTTTGCCCGCAATTTTAATGTCTGCTGCCTGACTACCAAGGGTCTGTTCACTAGTGCTCGATAGGTTTTCAACCTCTAAATCATTAGCGTTAGAGGCATTATTAGCTGCCACATCGGACATGATGCCAGCCATCTCACTATCAGCAACCTCCTCCGTTGCAGACTGAACCGACTCCATATCAGCGCTACTCTCTGCGTATTCAGAAGAGCTATCGCAGCCGCCTATCAATAACACAGACCCAAGCATTATTGGTAGACATAAAACTGATGGAAACGAGGCTTTAGGCAGTAATATCGAATGAGACTGCTGCGTGTCATACTTCTTTTGAGTGCATCGCGTCATTATTTTATAATCCGGCATTTTATGAGATATGGTAAACATATTGGATAAAAATATTTTAGCTTCTATTATAAAGCCAACCACCTTTATCCTACTTTTGTTTAATAATTAACGTTAATTATAATGATTACTTACTAAAAGTATATCTCTAATATTGGCTCAGATTATTTATAGAAAAAATTTTGCTTGTTATTCGCCGATAGCTTTCATACGATGGTAGTCATTCAAATTTATTAAAATAATCGGGAGCCATCATGCAAGAGATAGAGCTAAAGTTTTTAGTACCAGAGTCGCGACTAAAAGGTTTGATGCGCCAAGCACGAGTCAAGTCTTCTGAGGTGACACAACTGGCTGCCCATTATTATGATACCCCAGACCAACAGCTTGCAGAGGCAGGCATTGGCTTGCGTATCCGTAAAGAAGGCGATGCTTGGGTACAGACCATCAAAGCGGGCGGCGATGGCATTGCA encodes:
- a CDS encoding DUF4349 domain-containing protein, producing MLGSVLLIGGCDSSSEYAESSADMESVQSATEEVADSEMAGIMSDVAANNASNANDLEVENLSSTSEQTLGSQAADIKIAGKALLITASADFKVEDVVKTSDAIESLTRQQAGYVALSNISNHPRDSRTFVKGNKNITITTYTRQADMTVRIPRANVSKFLAQLQQQVAFLNGQQFSAQDVTLDIYREQLASQLNSDMASELSQERLNSKNDKDQGSNVDAITATYAARRQQKLAKLEQLAIADKVQYSTINLTFMQPDISYKETTQNLDVLLDAEQPSFSSQVSQAFKDGWEILRSVALGLIQLWWLLVLGGIFYLIYRMIKAIYRRFFKHDPRIKNMKRELMGENPKSHDSVGIQSSQVEDNINNMKETDSKDNNHSN